TGAACTCCGGCTTCCGGCGTTCCATCTGGGGGATCCTCGGGCAGCAGGCCGCGCTGGTGGTGCACATCGTGATCGTGGCCCTCGGCGTGGGGGTGCTGGTGGCCAGCTCTCCGGTCGCCTTCAACGTGATCCGCTACGCAGGCGCCGCCTACCTTGTCTACCTGGGCATCCAGCAGTTCCGGCACAAACCCGACCTGGACCAGGAAAAGGCCGCCGCGCTGCGCAACGAGCCGGCATTCTCCATGTTCCGCCGCGGCCTGTGGGTCAACCTGTTGAACCCCAAGGCGATCGTGTTCTTCCTGGCTTTTATGCCGCAGTTCATCCGCCCGGAGAACCCGCTCCTGCCGCAGTACCTGACCCTGTCAGCCACGGTGATCGTGATCGACATCCTGGTCATGTGGTTCTTCTTCGCGGCCGCAGCCAAGACCTTCCAGCGTTTCACCCACGACGCCCGCGGCCAGCGCATCCTCAACCGGACGTTCGGCGTGCTGTTCATGGCCGTCGGCGTCATGCTGGCCCTTATCCACTGACGGGCCCAGGCTACGGCCAGTTATGGCTGGATGGCGCTCAGCTTCCGAAGGTCGGCCTTCCTGATCTTGCCGCTGGCGGTCCGGGGCATCTCATCGACAAACAGCACGGACTTGGGAATCTTGTAACGTGCCAGGCGTCCATCCAGGTACCGTCTGAGCTGCTCTTCCGTGAGGTGGGCACCCTCGCGCAGCAGAACCACAGCCCGGGGCACTTCACCCCATTTCTCATCCGGCACGCCAATCACGGCCACGCTTCCCACCGCCTCGAGTTCCGTGATGGCCTGCTCCACTTCTGCGGGATA
This genomic window from Arthrobacter sp. EM1 contains:
- a CDS encoding LysE family transporter; this translates as MQPSLWLALAGAGVLISFTPGAGAINTMSNSLNSGFRRSIWGILGQQAALVVHIVIVALGVGVLVASSPVAFNVIRYAGAAYLVYLGIQQFRHKPDLDQEKAAALRNEPAFSMFRRGLWVNLLNPKAIVFFLAFMPQFIRPENPLLPQYLTLSATVIVIDILVMWFFFAAAAKTFQRFTHDARGQRILNRTFGVLFMAVGVMLALIH